The following are encoded in a window of Nibricoccus aquaticus genomic DNA:
- the ruvX gene encoding Holliday junction resolvase RuvX — translation MKCLGIDWGERRIGLSFGDEIGVATPLPALIDADADKRWAELGKIIRQRRITDLVVGYPLNMDETEGFKAKEVEKFARRLDAEFKLPVHLVDERLTSYEAESSIPKSKRREVRASGLIDSRAATIILQDFLEENLSLPPPPEDLP, via the coding sequence ATGAAGTGTCTGGGCATTGATTGGGGTGAGCGCCGGATCGGGCTCAGTTTTGGAGACGAGATCGGCGTCGCCACTCCGTTGCCCGCGCTCATCGATGCCGATGCGGACAAGCGCTGGGCGGAGCTGGGGAAAATCATCCGTCAGCGGAGGATCACGGATTTGGTCGTGGGGTATCCGCTAAACATGGACGAGACGGAAGGGTTCAAGGCGAAGGAGGTGGAGAAGTTCGCGCGGCGGCTGGACGCGGAGTTCAAGCTGCCGGTGCATCTCGTGGACGAGCGGCTGACGTCGTATGAAGCGGAGTCGTCGATTCCGAAGTCGAAGCGGCGTGAGGTGCGGGCGAGCGGGCTGATCGATTCGCGCGCGGCGACGATTATTTTGCAGGATTTTCTGGAGGAGAATCTGTCGCTGCCACCGCCGCCGGAGGATCTGCCGTGA
- the truA gene encoding tRNA pseudouridine(38-40) synthase TruA: MKTPDASGDSEDDPRGPRKPHVPEALPAGVTRWKCVCAYDGTSFAGWQSQPGGTAIQDVIEARIAQIFGGLIRINASGRTDAGVHAHGQVFHFDAAWRHGPEKLRAALRVGLPPGIQIKSVRAVTADFHSRFSAVGKTYVYHIHLGDADPFTRPFSWVIERPIDLEAMAKGAAVLEGKHDFRAFSALNGPPKEDTVRDLRRFDLVKRGKHVRITATADGFMYKMVRSLGGALVSVGYGNLSVEQLGELLKTGKRVARVETAPPQGLFLMKVFY; this comes from the coding sequence GTGAAGACGCCGGACGCGAGTGGCGATAGTGAAGACGATCCGCGCGGGCCGAGGAAGCCGCATGTGCCGGAGGCGCTGCCTGCGGGTGTGACGCGGTGGAAATGTGTGTGCGCGTACGATGGGACGAGCTTTGCGGGCTGGCAGAGTCAGCCGGGCGGGACGGCGATCCAGGATGTGATCGAGGCGCGGATCGCGCAGATTTTTGGCGGACTGATCCGCATCAACGCGAGCGGGCGGACGGATGCGGGCGTGCATGCGCACGGGCAGGTTTTTCATTTCGATGCGGCGTGGAGGCACGGGCCGGAGAAACTGCGGGCGGCGTTGCGCGTGGGGCTGCCGCCGGGGATTCAGATCAAATCGGTGCGCGCGGTGACGGCGGACTTTCATTCGCGATTTTCGGCGGTGGGGAAGACGTATGTTTATCATATCCATCTCGGAGATGCGGATCCATTCACGCGGCCGTTCTCGTGGGTGATCGAGCGGCCGATCGATCTCGAGGCGATGGCGAAGGGCGCGGCGGTGTTGGAGGGGAAGCATGATTTCCGCGCGTTCTCGGCGCTGAACGGGCCGCCGAAGGAAGACACGGTGCGCGATCTGCGACGGTTCGATCTGGTGAAGCGCGGAAAGCATGTGCGCATCACGGCGACGGCGGATGGGTTCATGTACAAGATGGTGCGCAGTCTGGGGGGCGCGCTGGTGTCGGTCGGTTATGGCAATCTTTCGGTGGAGCAGCTGGGGGAATTGTTGAAGACAGGGAAACGGGTGGCGCGGGTGGAGACTGCGCCGCCGCAAGGCTTGTTTTTGATGAAGGTGTTTTATTGA
- a CDS encoding ComF family protein, which produces MLPFVDLAFPPGCVSCGELVEGSGYRHLCVACAGKIDFVEEPACVTCGHPFYGDVEGERMCPHCEGMHPAYREGRTAVLFKGAARALVHELKYHRGLHVLEDIAEVFRRSERVMTLVADATLIPVPLHPRKKRERGYNQSELLAEALVKASGGRARIEALLRRVVDTASQTGFDRKTRRTNLKNAFALTPGGLITPGHHYILVDDVFTTGSTLNSCAGVLRRAGCLNLDVVTFGHG; this is translated from the coding sequence TTGCTTCCGTTCGTGGATCTGGCGTTTCCGCCGGGCTGCGTGAGTTGCGGGGAGCTGGTGGAGGGATCGGGTTACCGGCATCTGTGCGTGGCGTGCGCGGGTAAGATCGATTTTGTGGAGGAGCCGGCGTGCGTGACGTGCGGGCATCCGTTTTATGGAGACGTGGAGGGCGAGCGGATGTGTCCGCATTGCGAGGGGATGCATCCGGCGTATCGCGAGGGGCGGACGGCGGTGTTGTTCAAAGGTGCGGCGCGGGCGCTGGTGCATGAGTTGAAATATCACCGCGGGCTGCACGTGCTGGAGGACATCGCGGAGGTTTTCCGGCGGTCGGAGCGGGTGATGACGTTGGTCGCGGATGCGACGCTGATCCCGGTACCGTTGCATCCGCGGAAGAAGCGGGAGCGCGGGTACAACCAGAGCGAGTTACTCGCGGAGGCGTTGGTGAAGGCGTCGGGCGGGCGCGCACGGATCGAGGCCTTGTTAAGGCGTGTAGTGGACACGGCTTCGCAGACGGGATTTGACCGGAAGACGCGCCGGACGAACCTGAAAAATGCCTTTGCACTGACTCCGGGCGGCCTCATAACGCCGGGACACCATTACATTCTTGTCGACGATGTTTTCACCACAGGTTCAACGCTCAACAGCTGCGCAGGCGTTCTTCGCCGCGCGGGTTGCCTGAACCTCGATGTCGTCACGTTTGGACACGGTTAA
- the accD gene encoding acetyl-CoA carboxylase, carboxyltransferase subunit beta, translating into MSMFSKPKYSTAVVKKKDIPKGLYTKDPISGEIVFNKELEDNLMVVPKSGYHFPIGARPRIAALFDEGTFKEADESLRSADPLKFVDSARYPDRIKKYEKESGLKEAVICGTGDIYGIPVSVAVMDFRFCGGAMGSAVGEKITRAIEVALKKKIPCLIFSASGGARMQEGIFSLMQMAKTSAALGRLAEAKLPFISILTHPTMGGVTASFATLGDVILAEPGALVGFAGARVIKDTVKQTLPAGFQTAEFLQKHGLVDQIVPRHEMRERIADLLGALFLRKPVVSKAEPAKAG; encoded by the coding sequence ATGTCGATGTTTAGTAAGCCGAAGTATTCGACCGCCGTCGTCAAAAAGAAGGACATCCCCAAGGGTCTTTATACCAAAGACCCGATCTCCGGGGAAATCGTCTTTAACAAGGAGCTCGAGGACAACCTGATGGTAGTCCCGAAATCCGGATACCATTTCCCGATCGGTGCGCGGCCCCGCATCGCAGCGCTGTTCGACGAAGGCACGTTCAAGGAAGCCGACGAGAGTCTTCGCTCGGCGGATCCGCTGAAGTTCGTGGATTCGGCGCGTTATCCGGATCGCATCAAAAAGTACGAAAAGGAAAGCGGGCTCAAAGAGGCCGTGATCTGCGGGACGGGGGATATTTATGGAATCCCGGTGTCGGTCGCGGTGATGGATTTTCGTTTTTGCGGGGGCGCGATGGGGTCGGCGGTCGGTGAGAAAATCACGCGCGCGATCGAGGTCGCGTTGAAGAAAAAAATCCCGTGCCTGATTTTTTCGGCGTCAGGCGGCGCGCGCATGCAGGAAGGTATTTTCTCGCTCATGCAGATGGCGAAGACGAGCGCGGCGCTCGGGCGTCTCGCGGAAGCGAAGCTGCCGTTCATCTCGATCCTCACGCATCCGACGATGGGTGGGGTGACGGCGAGTTTCGCGACGCTGGGCGATGTGATCCTCGCGGAGCCGGGGGCGCTGGTGGGATTTGCCGGCGCGCGTGTCATCAAAGACACGGTGAAGCAGACGCTGCCCGCGGGTTTCCAGACGGCGGAGTTTTTGCAGAAGCACGGGCTGGTGGACCAGATCGTGCCGCGTCACGAGATGCGCGAACGCATCGCGGATTTGCTCGGCGCGCTGTTCTTGCGGAAGCCGGTTGTCTCGAAGGCTGAGCCGGCGAAGGCGGGCTGA
- a CDS encoding bifunctional folylpolyglutamate synthase/dihydrofolate synthase, protein MPAIVLNDYPAVQDYLFALKAKGVKFGIDRMQSWVGALGHPERKTPVIHIAGTNGKGSVAAMLEAIFSEAGWKTGLYTSPHLVRLGERVQVGRRILSEREITTYTNELRVIAEDVSRENPDDHPSFFEFMTAMAFLQFAREKCDIAIVEVGMGGRLDATNVVVPEVAVITSIGLDHTEFLGDTIEKIAAEKAGIIKHGRPVVIGVLPEAADRVIRAISKEKHAPLYSVREALGDFSEAYPRTNLEGDYQRVNAATAALVARLLQATWRFTEESVARGLMKVRWPGRWQRMTLGGRSLILDASHNPEGAGTLEKNLARLVKETGRAPVVVTGVLGAARAKALIETISRYAKEIHFVIPQQARACSFEELEALVPRTFSGAVKRTTVAEVFPGSGVACRVGGPEDTVVVTGSIYLLGEIFARIEPERGAGEGRLQDF, encoded by the coding sequence ATGCCGGCCATCGTGCTCAACGATTATCCTGCGGTGCAGGACTATCTCTTCGCCCTGAAAGCGAAGGGCGTGAAGTTTGGCATCGACCGGATGCAGTCATGGGTCGGTGCGCTCGGGCATCCGGAGCGGAAGACGCCGGTTATCCATATTGCGGGTACAAACGGGAAGGGGTCGGTGGCGGCGATGCTGGAGGCAATTTTTAGCGAGGCGGGTTGGAAGACCGGGCTCTACACGTCGCCGCATCTGGTACGGCTGGGCGAGCGCGTGCAGGTGGGGCGGAGGATTTTGAGCGAGCGTGAAATCACGACGTACACGAACGAGCTGAGGGTGATCGCGGAAGACGTGTCGCGGGAAAATCCGGACGATCACCCGAGTTTTTTCGAGTTCATGACGGCGATGGCGTTTCTCCAGTTCGCGCGGGAGAAGTGCGATATCGCGATCGTTGAAGTCGGCATGGGCGGGCGCCTGGATGCGACGAACGTGGTAGTCCCGGAAGTCGCGGTGATCACGAGTATCGGGCTCGATCACACGGAGTTTCTCGGGGACACGATTGAAAAGATCGCGGCGGAGAAAGCGGGCATCATCAAGCACGGGCGGCCGGTGGTGATCGGGGTGCTGCCGGAGGCGGCGGACCGCGTGATCCGGGCGATCTCGAAAGAGAAGCACGCGCCGCTGTACAGTGTGCGCGAGGCGTTGGGGGATTTTTCGGAGGCTTACCCGCGGACAAATCTGGAGGGGGATTATCAGCGCGTGAATGCCGCGACGGCGGCGCTGGTCGCGCGGTTGCTGCAAGCGACGTGGCGGTTCACCGAGGAATCGGTGGCGCGTGGGTTGATGAAGGTGCGCTGGCCGGGGCGTTGGCAGCGGATGACGCTGGGCGGGCGTAGCCTGATCCTGGATGCGTCGCACAATCCGGAAGGCGCGGGGACGCTCGAAAAGAATCTAGCGCGGCTGGTGAAGGAGACGGGGCGCGCGCCGGTGGTGGTTACTGGCGTGCTGGGTGCGGCGCGGGCGAAGGCGTTAATCGAGACGATCAGCCGCTATGCGAAGGAGATTCACTTTGTGATCCCGCAGCAGGCGAGGGCGTGCTCGTTTGAGGAACTGGAGGCGCTGGTGCCGAGGACGTTCTCGGGTGCGGTGAAGCGGACGACGGTGGCGGAAGTTTTTCCCGGATCGGGCGTGGCGTGTCGCGTGGGTGGACCGGAAGATACGGTGGTCGTGACGGGATCGATTTATCTGCTCGGGGAAATTTTTGCGCGGATTGAGCCGGAGCGCGGGGCGGGCGAGGGGCGGTTGCAGGATTTTTGA